The following nucleotide sequence is from Campylobacter coli 76339.
ATTTTTTACTTTGAGTATAGAACAATTTTTAGAATTTAAAACTGAACAAAAAATTTTTTATATAAATGTTAATGAAAATATCAAAGAACATTTAAGAATGCATAAAAACTTTATAAATCTTGAGCCTTATTTTGTTTTTGATACTATTTATCAAGGTTTGGGTGTAGATCGTATCGCAGCTTGCTATACTATTGAAGATGGAGTTGTAGTGGATGCTGGTAGTGCGATTACGGTAGATATAGTATCAAATTCTATACATTTAGGAGGATTTATCTTACCAGGTATTGCCAATTATAGAAAAATTTATGCTCATATTTCTCCTAGATTAAAACATGAATTCAATACTCAAATCAGCCTTGATGCTTTCCCTCAAAAAACAAGTGATGCTTTAAGTTATGGAGTTTTTAAAAGTATTTATTTGCTCATCAAAGATGCAGCGCAAAATAAAAAACTTTATTTTACGGGCGGAGATGGACAATTTTTAGCAAATTATTTTGATTATGCCATTTACGATAAACTTCTCATTTTTAGAGGAATGAAGAAGATTATACAAGAAAATCCAAATTTGCTTTTATAGTTTATGATGTTACAAAAATTCTCATTTTGTAATTCTTTAATCAAATTTAACTTTTTATAAAACAAATTTGGATTACACTTTTATTTAGAAAAAACTTTGATAAAAGCGAAAAAGGAAAAAAAATGACTCAACAAGAATTCGATGTAGTTATCATCGGAGCGGGAATTTCTGGAGCAGCTTTATTTTATGAACTTGCAAGATATACAGATATTAAAAATATTGCCCTGATAGAAAAATATCATGCCCCTGCAACATTAAATTCCAAGGGAACAAGTAATTCTCAAACCATTCATTGTGGAGATATTGAAACCAACTACACTCTAGAAAAAGCTAAAAAAGTCAAAAGAACTGCTGATATGATAGTCAAGTATGGACTTTTGCAAAATGCTCAGAATCAATTTATGTTTTCTCATCAAAAAATGGCTTTAGCTGTTGGTGATATAGAATGTGAGTATATGAAAAAACGCCACGAAGAATTCAGCGAACTTTATCCTTATATGAAATTTTT
It contains:
- a CDS encoding Pantothenate kinase type III, CoaX-like, which gives rise to MLFCDIGNSNASFLDDNKFFTLSIEQFLEFKTEQKIFYINVNENIKEHLRMHKNFINLEPYFVFDTIYQGLGVDRIAACYTIEDGVVVDAGSAITVDIVSNSIHLGGFILPGIANYRKIYAHISPRLKHEFNTQISLDAFPQKTSDALSYGVFKSIYLLIKDAAQNKKLYFTGGDGQFLANYFDYAIYDKLLIFRGMKKIIQENPNLLL